One Sphaeramia orbicularis chromosome 21, fSphaOr1.1, whole genome shotgun sequence DNA window includes the following coding sequences:
- the sik1 gene encoding serine/threonine-protein kinase SIK1, with protein MVIMSENSRGAQSNPAQGRPLQVGFYEIIRTLGKGNFAVVKLAKHKVTKTQVAIKIIDKTRLNPSNLEKIYREVQIMKLLNHPHIIKLYQVMETKDMLYIVTEYAKNGEMFDHLTSNGRMSEDEARKKFWQILTAVDYCHRHHIVHRDLKTENLLLDANMNIKLADFGFGNFYNAGEPLSTWCGSPPYAAPEVFEGKEYEGPQLDIWSLGVVLYVLVCGSLPFDGPSLPALRQRVTEGRFRIPFFMSQDCENLIRKMLVVDPAKRITVAQIKQHRWMLADPTAAHQTLSHSLTEYNSNLGDYSEPVLGIMNTLGIDRQRTIESLQSSSYNHFSAIYYLLLERVREHRAQQLSRQCGNWSQRPRSTSDSSSPEVIMESTDSFRTTAFSIPAKTNPPVYPEMECDQGGLFQRVVFPVEASLNRLLWNRSISPNSLLETSISEEVRPRDLEEEEATQCLGPLLPPTTTSRRHTLAEVSARFHQCNPPCIVVSPSDGASSDSCLKSSSSHTPALQAAAGDMTTLLTSGAESGALLPAGAPLALSSHLLPQTQGSLPASFQEGRRASDTSLTQGLKAFRQQLRKNTRTKGLLGLNKIKGLTRQVVPPPSCNRGSRGSLGPALSEHRSMLEEVLHQQRMLQIQHQPQPQIQSAQTGPTQNPLLFLAQQQSSSPPPSNVFASSPMFDAPASSVLQSQAQHSLSPQQASVGLQHGAWTQALETSSASCSSSSSSGYSCSLSPVASAAYLLEARLHISQQPHPPIHTTLQQQPHATAQGTFPVRSKPGMWSIGSASSTNPDMQELSLAGQQQQLSSCVMVK; from the exons ATGGTGATCATGTCAGAGAACAGCCGGGGGGCTCAGTCCAACCCTGCCCAGGGAAGGCCCCTTCAGGTCGGCTTCTATGAAATCATCCGCACCCTGGGGAAAGGAAATTTTGCAGTGGTGAAACTGGCGAAACATAAGGTCACCAAAACACAG GTGGCCATAAAGATAATTGATAAGACCAGACTGAACCCGTCCAACCTGGAAAAAATTTACAGGGAGGTGCAGATTATGAAGTTGCTGAACCACCCCCATATCATCAAACTCTACCAG GTCATGGAGACTAAAGACATGCTCTACATAGTAACCGAGTATGCAAAGAATGGAGAGATGTTTG ACCACCTGACCTCGAACGGCCGTATGAGTGAAGATGAGGCACGGAAAAAGTTCTGGCAGATTCTGACAGCGGTGGATTACTGCCATCGACACCACATCGTTCATCGTGACCTTAAAACTGAGAACCTTCTGCTGGATGCCAACATGAACATCAAACTAGCTG actTTGGATTCGGAAACTTCTACAATGCAGGGGAGCCTCTGTCTACGTGGTGTGGGAGCCCACCTTACGCTGCTCCTGAAGTATTTGAAGGGAAAGAGTATGAGGGGCCACAGTTAGACATTTGG AGCCTTGGTGTGGTGCTTTATGTTCTTGTATGTGGCTCTCTTCCATTTGATGGTCCCAGCCTTCCTGCTCTCCGACAGAGAGTCACCGAGGGACGTTTCAGAATTCCTTTCTTCATGTCCCAAG ACTGTGAAAACCTGATCCGCAAGATGTTGGTGGTGGATCCAGCCAAAAGGATCACTGTGGCCCAGATCAAGCAGCACCGTTGGATGTTGGCAGATCCAACAGCTGCCCACCAGACCCTCAGTCACTCCCTGACAGAGTACAACTCAAACCTGGGGGACTATAGTGAACCTGTGCTGGGCATCATGAATACGCTGGGTATTGACCGCCAGAGGACTATTGAG TCTTTGCAGAGCAGCAGCTACAATCACTTTTCTGCAATCTACTACCTATTGCTGGAGAGAGTCCGTGAGCATCGCGCCCAACAGCTCAGCCGCCAGTGTGGAAACTGGAGCCAGAGACCTAGGAGCACCTCTGACTCCTCTAGCCCTGAG GTGATCATGGAATCCACAGACAGCTTCAGGACAACTGCATTTTCAATCCCAGCCAAAACCAACCCTCCTGTGTATCCTGAGATGGAGTGTGATCAAGGTGGATTGTTTCAG CGTGTGGTGTTTCCAGTGGAGGCCAGCCTGAACAGACTGCTGTGGAACCGTTCCATTTCACCCAACAGCCTGCTGGAGACAAGCATAAGTGAAGAGGTGCGACCAAGGGACCTGGAGGAGGAAGAAGCAACACAGTGTCTTGGACCCTTGCTCCCTCCCACAACCACCTCCCGCAGACACACACTGGCAGAGGTGTCAGCCCGTTTCCACCAGTGCAACCCTCCAT GTATTGTGGTCAGTCCCTCAGATGGTGCCTCTTCTGACAGCTGTCTGAAGTCCTCATCCAGTCACACCCCAGCTTTGCAGGCTGCAGCAGGTGATATGACAACCCTTTTGACCTCTGGGGCTGAAAGTGGAGCCTTGTTGCCTGCCGGAGCTCCTCTCGCTCTCTCGTCCCACCTCCTCCCTCAGACCCAGGGAAGCCTACCTGCCAGCTTTCAGGAGGGTCGCAGAGCTTCTGACACTTCCCTTACACAAG GCCTCAAAGCCTTCCGTCAGCAGCTGAGGAAAAACACACGCACTAAAGGGCTTCTGGGATTAAACAAGATCAAGGGTCTGACGAGGCAGGTGGTTCCTCCGCCCTCTTGTAACCGCGGCAGCCGTGGGTCATTGGGTCCAGCTCTCTCAGAGCACCGCAGCATGCTAGAGGAGGTGCTACACCAGCAGCG aatgctACAGATTCAGCATCAGCCCCAGCCTCAGATCCAATCTGCACAGACCGGTCCAACCCAGAACCCCCTCCTCTTTCTGGCCCAGCAGCAGTCCTCCTCCCCTCCACCTTCAAATGTATTTGCATCTTCCCCCATGTTTGACGCCCCCGCCTCCTCCGTCCTACAGAGCCAAGCCCAGCACTCCCTGTCACCTCAACAAGCTTCAGTGGGTCTGCAGCACGGCGCCTGGACACAAGCCCTCGAGACTTCCTCAGCCAGCTgctcctcatcttcctcatctGGTTACTCCTGTTCTCTGTCCCCTGTGGCTTCTGCTGCTTACCTTCTGGAGGCGCGTCTGCACATCAGCCAGCAGCCCCACCCTCCCATCCACACCACCCTCCAACAGCAGCCTCATGCTACTGCACAAGGCACCTTCCCTGTCCGGTCCAAACCAGGGATGTGGAGCATTGGCTCGGCTTCCAGCACAAATCCTGACATGCAGGAGTTAAGTCTGGCAGGACAGCAACAGCAGCTGAGTAGCTGTGTGATGGTGAAATAA